The window CCCTCGTCTTCAAGCCCTCGCCGCGGCGGGCCGCGGCCAGTGCGTCCGCCGTCCGGGCCAGCGGGTACGCGGCGCCGTGCAGCAGCTGCACCGGCAGCCGGCCGGCGGCCAGCAGCCTGGCGGCCCGGCCGAAGCTGTGCCGAACCGAATTGACCCCGACCACGGTCAGCTCCCGGGCCACGATGTCGAACGGCTCGAACTCGAAGCTCGCGCCCGGCCCGCTCACCCCGAGCAGGCCGATCCGGGCGGTGCGGCGGGCGTACCGGAAGGCGTCGGCGATGGCCCGCGGGCTGCCGGTCGCGTCCACCAGCACGCCCCAGCCGCCCTGGTCCAGCTCCGCCGCTGCGGTGCCGGTACGCCGCGCCCCGAACGCCGCCGCGGTGGGCAGCCGGTCCCGGTTGCGGTCCACCACGTCCACCTCGGCCCCGGCCCGGTCCAGCAGCGCGGCGGTGAGCAGCCCGATCGGGCCGGCCCCGAACACCAGAGCCGGCTCGCCGAGCACCGGGCCGAGCCGGTCCAGGCCGTGCAGCACGCAGGACAGCGGCTCGACCAGGCTGCCCAGCTCGGGGATGAGGCCGTCGGGCAGCGGCTCGCAGCGGGCGCCGGTCACCGCGACGTACTCGGCCAGCGCGCCGGGGGCGGTGGTGCCGAGGCCGCCGCCGCGCAGGCACATGTTGGTCCAGCCGGCCCGGCAGCGGTCGCAGGCGTCGCAGTAGTCCATCGGGTCGACGGCGACCGCGGTGCCGACCGTGAGATCCCGGACGGCCCGGCCGACCGCGACCACGGTGCCGGTGAACTCGTGCCCGGGGATCACCGGGTAGCGAACAACGCCGTAGTCGCCGTCCAGCACGTGCAGGTCGGTGCCGCAGATCCCGCAGGTGTGCACCCGTACCACCACCTGGTGGTCCAGCGGGGCCGGGTCGGGCAGCTCGGTGATCGCCAGCCTGCCGGGCGCGGCGACGACCGCAGCCTTCACCGGGCCACCGCCGCAGTCCAGAAGTCCGCGAGGTCGGTGTCGGCGCCCAGCTCCTTGATCGCGGCGGCGGCCCGGCGGGGGTCGGGGTCGGCGAAGACGAGCGAGCCGGGGATCACCCCGTCGGCGCCGGCCCGCGCCAGCCGGGGGACGGTGTGCCGGCGGATGCCGCCGTCCACCACCAGGTCGCCGGTCCAGCCGGCGGCGGCCCGGGCGGCGGTCAGCGCGGTCACCCGCTCCGGGGCGGCCGGATCGAGGTCGCGGCCCTTCACGCCGGTCTCGGTGCCCATCACCAGCACCCGGTCCAGCGCGCCGAGCCGGTCGGCGGCGACGGGGACCGGCTCGTGCAGCTCCAGGCCGAGGCCGGCCGCGCAGCCGGTGTCCCGGATGCCGGCCAGGGTGGCGTCGACGTCCGGGCAGGGCGCGGACTGGACGGTGATCACGTCGGCGCCGGCGGCGGCGAACCGGGGCACCCAGAAGTCCGGGTCGGTGACGTTGAGGTGTACGTCCACGGTCCGCCCGGTCCGGCGCCGCAGGGCGGCGACCAGGTCGGGGCCGTAGAGCAGCTCGGCGACGTCGTGGCCGTCGAAGACGTCGACGTGAAAGCCGTCGACGAGATCGTCCACCAGGTCGACCGCCCGGCCCAGGTCGAGCTGGTCGGCCGACCAGAGCGACACGAACTGCTTCATCTCCACCGCCTCGTCGAGGTGCTTGCGGGCCGCCTCGGCACCATGACACCATCAATGCAGTCTGTAAACAAAAAACTGTCAGGAGTCTCGTGGTTGCGGTCGGCGTGGACATCGGCGGCAGCAAGGTCGCCGCCGCCGCGCTGACCGGTCCGGCCCGCAGCTGGCGGGAGCACGGGCTGCGCCCGGACACGGCCACCACCGCCGGGGTGGTCGCCGCGATCCGCGCTGCCGCGCTCGCCGTGGCGGGCGGTGACCCCGTCGACGCGGTCGGGCTGTCGGTCGCCGGCTGGCTGTCCGCCGACCGCCGCCGGGTCGTGCACGCGGCCAACCTCGGCCTCCGCGACGTCCCGCTCCCCGACCTGGTCGCCGCCGCCCTCGACTGCCCGGTGGTGATGGAGAACGACGGCAACGCCGCCGCCGTCGCCGAAGCCGTCCGCGCCGCCGCCGACGCAGTGGCCGCCGGTCGTACGGGCGCCGGGACCGTGGTCGTGCTGGCGCTGGGAACCGGGGTGGGCGGCGGGGTGGTGCTGCCGGGCGGGACGGTGCTGACCGGGGACGGTGGGCTGGCCGGGGAGCTGGGGCACCTGCCGGTGCCGGGGGACGGCCGGCCGTGCGTGTGCGGCGGCCTGGACTGCCTGGAGCTCTACGCGAGCGGCCCGGGGCTGGCGGCCGCGGCCGGTACCCCGGACGCGCGGGCGGCGGTCGCCGCGGCCGGACGGGGTGACCCCCGGGCGGCCGCGGCGCTGCGTGCCGCCGCGGCCGCCCTGGCGGCTGCCGTCCGCATCCTGCAGCCGGTGCTCGACCCGGCCCGGGTGGTGCTCGCCGGCAGCGTCGCCGAAGGCGCCGGACCGCCGCTGCGGGACGCGGTGACCGCCGCCCTGGCCGGCCCCGGCCCGCTGGCCGCGGTGGCCGCACCGCCGGAGATCTCGCTCAGCACCCTCGGCCCGTACGCCTGCGCGATCGGCGCAGCCGAGCTGGCCGCCGGCCGGAAGAGAAGAGGACTGCTCCGTGCCTGACCCCGCGCCGCTCCGCATCGGCGTCATCGGCTGCGGCCGCATCGCCCAGGTGGTGCACCTGCCGGCTATCGCCAAGTCCCTCGCGGTCGAGCTGGTCGCGGTGAGCGACCCGAGCCCGACCCTGTCGGGCGGCGTCGGCGCCCGGTACGGCGTACCCGGGCTGACCGACACCGCCGAGCTGTTGGCCGCCGACCTGGCCGCCGTGCTCATCGCGGTGCCGGACCGGCTGCATCTGCTGCTGGGCGGGGCGGCGCTGGCCGCCGGCCGGCACGTGCTGCTGGAGAAGCCGTCCGCGGCCACCGCCGAGGAGGGCCTGCAGCTGGCCGAGGCGGCCGACAAGGCCGGTCGGACCCTGCAGATCGGGGCGATGCGCCGGCACGACCCGGCGCTGCGCTGGGCCCGGGACCGGGTGCCGGAGCTGGGCGAGCTGCTGGTGGCCGACTTCGCCTACCGGCTGCCGACGAAGCTGCGGGCCAGCACCGAGGCCACCCTGTTCCCGGCCATGGTGGTGGACGAGACGGTCCGGGCCACCGAGGCGACCTTCAAGGTGGACCGGCCGGCCTACCTGCTGCGCACCCACGGCGCGCACGTCTTCGACGCGGTCCGGTTCTTCCTCGGCGAGGTCACCGAGGTGCGGGCCCAACTGGCTCAGCACGGCCCGGACCTGCACTGGCAGGTGACCCTGGGCACCGAGCGGGGGCTGGCCGCGGTCGCGATCACCGCCAACACCCACTCCGACTACGCCGAGCACGTCACCCTGTACGGCGCGGGTGGCGAGCTGCGGATCGAGTCGTACTTCCCGTTCTACCGGCGGTCCAGCACTGTCGCAGTATTCGCCGAGGACGAGCAGCTGTGGCGGTCGCCCGAACTGGGAGCGGTGGACCCGTACCAGCGGCAGCTGGAGGCCTTCGCCGACGCGGTCCGGACCGGCCGGCCGGCCGAGCCGGACGGCTGGGACGGGCTGGCCGCGCTGCGGGTGATCGAAGCTACCGCGGCCAGCGTCGCGGCCGGCGGCGACCCGGTCCGGCCGTGACGGACCGGGTCGGCGTCTTCGCCCGCAGCTTCATCCGGGACAGCGCTGGTGCGGTGGCCGACGCCGTCGTCGCGGCCGGCTACGACACCGTGCAGCTCAACCTGTCCAGCGTCGGGCTGCCGACGGTCCCGGCCGACCCCGACGGGCTCGACCTGGCCGGGATTGCGGCCGCCTTCGCCGACCGCGGGGTGTCGGTATGGGGCGTGTCGGTCACCTACAACGCGATCGACCCGGACCCGGACCGGCGGCGGGAGCTGACCGCGCGGGCGGCCCGGTTCCTGGCCCGGGTGCCGGAGCTGGGCGCCGGGTTCGCCACCCTGTGCACCGGCACCCGCGACCCGGAGAACATGTGGCGCCGGCACCCGGACAACGACACCCCGGCCGCCTGGCGGGACCTGCGGGCCACCCTCGACGTGCTGCTGGCCGCCGCATCCGCCGCCGGCATCCGGCTCGGGGTGGAGCCGGAGGGGGCGAACGTGATCGCCGACGCCGCCCGCGCCGTCCGGCTGCTGGCCGAGCTGGGCCCGGACGCCGGGCTGGTCGGCATCGTGCTCGACCCGGCCAACCTGGTCACGCCCGAGCAGGCCGCCGACCAGCGGAAGATCCTCACCACGGCGGCGGAGACGCTGGCCGGCTCGGTGGTCTGCCTGCACGCCAAGGACGTCACCCCGGGCGGCTACGCGGCGGTGGGGGAGGGGTTGCTGGACTACGAGCTTGTCCTGGCGCTGCGGGCCGGGCTGCCGGTCGCGGTGCCGGTGGTGGTGCAGGACGTCACCGAGGCCGACGCGCGTCGGGTCAGGGATTTCCTCGCCGCCGGCCTGACCCGCCACCCGTGGCGGCCCGGGTGACCTGGCGGGCCGAGCCTGGCGATCCCTCGGACTCGACCGATCCGGCCGGCGGGGCGGGCGGGTCGGCGGAGGAGTTCGCGGCCGCGGCGGCGTACCGGTGGGAGCGCGGGTCAGGAGGGCGGTCGCCGGTCCTGATGTTGCACGGGCTCGGCGGCGACGCCGGCCAGCTGTGGCCGGTGGCCGGGACAGACGGCCGGGCCGACCGGTTGGCGCCGGACCTGCGCGGGCACGGCTGCACCGGCCTGGTCGGCGACCCGGCCGACCTCACCTTCCCCGGCATGGCCGCGGACGTGGCCGCGCTGCTGCGCCGGCTGCATTTCGGGCCGGCCGCGGTTGTCGGGGTGTCCATGGGCGCCGGTGTCGCGGCGGCGCTCGCGTTGCGGGAGCCGGCCGTGGTCCGGTCGTTGCTGCTGATCCGGCCGGCCTGGGGCGAGACCGTGCCGCCCCCGAATCTGCGGCCGCTGCTCGCGGTCGCCGACTGCCTGCGCCGGTACGGCGCCGCCGGCCGGGGCCGGTTCGCCCGGACCGGCACGTACACGGAGGTGGCGGCCCGCTCGCCGACCGCGGCGGCCAGCCTGCTGGCCCAGTTCGACGCTGCCGACGCGGCCCGGCGCAGCGTCCGGCTGGCCCGGATGCCGTGGTCGGCGCCGTTCCGGTCATACCGGGAGCTGGCCGGTGTCACGGTGCCCACCCTGGTCGTCGGGGCGCCCCGGGACCCCCTGCACCCGCTCGCGCTGGCCGAGCAATGGGCGGCAGCAGTCCCCGGCGCGGTGCTGCGCACCGTGCCGGCAAGGGACGACGATCCGATCGGCCATCGGGCCAGGCTGGCCGAGCTGGCGGCCGACTTCGGGTCCTGACGCCAGCCAGCCGCAGTGGATTTGCCCGCCCTCGCCCCACCGTCCTTGTCCCGGACCCCGGCGCGCCCGAAGCGAACCTGGTTCGCCTGGCGCAGGACGTACCGGTCCTCGACGATCATGACAACGAGGATTACCTCGCCTCCGTCTCCATGGCGCAGTACTGCAAGAACATCGGGATCGCGAATCTGCTCTCCCAGATCGACTTCCGGCCCGGACCAGTGGGATCGGGGCCATTGGCGGCGCCGGCCAAGTTGCGCTGGGCGCCCGGCGCTACGGCCTGTACAGCTCTCCGGTGTCGATCCGCACGGCAAGCCACGACCTCCGGCACGTTGCTCGGGCGCAGGGGAGCCAACATCCGGCCGTGCCGCTCGACGTCGCGGACCGCGGCCAGATCGCTGCCTGTCCACCTGAGAATTCGCCCGCTTCGCCGAGGATCGTCAGGGTGTCTTCTCAGCGCGCTGGTCCCTCTCGGCCGCGGCATGTCCATCGTCGAGAACGAGTCGCACACCGAGACGCAGCGCCGCGCGGGCGTCGCACACGAGATTGCCCAACTCCTGTGGGAGCACGAGTTCACCGAGGTCCTGGTGAACCTTGACGGCTGCCGCGCTGCCGGGCCGGAGGTCGAGGCAGAGGCCGATCGGCTGGCTGGCGAGCTCCTTATCCGTTCGCCGCACCGTCGTGGCCGGGCGCGCCGATTCGTGGAAGCTGTCCAGCTTAGGTCAGGTCCGACCCACAATGTGACGCGTGGTTGTCCGCAGCGGCGTACCGCTCGACGAGTGCACGGTCGGCGTCGTCGAGGTCGTGCAGGCGCAGGGCGGGGTGCCCGGCGTCGATGTCGAATATGGCCTGAACCTGCGGGTCGTCCCAGATGGTGGCCATGGCTGTCTCCAGCGCATGATCTCGTCGAAGTCGAGCAGGGGTTCGGTGCGGTCATCGATGGTGTCGAGGAGGTCGGCGAGATCAGTCTCGGTGTTCAAGCGGAATGGGTCGCCGGTTACGCCGTGGTCGGACAGGAACTTGCGGGCGATCGACGCCTCGCCGGTGAACTCGGTCAGCAGACCCCGGGCGAACGGGGGCACGTTGGTCAGAACCGCTGGACCCATCGTCAGATGCAGGGTGATGGTCAGGCCGCGGCCAGGGCTTTCCGTAACCGCCATTCGGCTTTGAGCTCGGGTGCGGTCGAAGGCGTTGGCAGCGGACAGCGCATCCCAGGCTCGGGTCGGGTCTACGCCGCGCAGGGCACCGGTCGAGATGATCAGCCGGGTGGGTCCTGACGTGTGGGCCGCAAGGATGGTGACGAAGAAGGGGTCGTCGCGGTAGAGCAGGCCGGCACCGCGGTCGCTGACCTCCCGCCGGACCGGGCTGTTGACTCGGCGTTGACTGACGAGGACGAGCGATGGTCGCCAGAAATGAGAAGAGCCCCGCGATGGGGGCTCTGACCTGCTGGGTCTTGCTGGTCGGGGTGACAGGATTTGAACCTGCGGCCTCTTCGTCCCGAATTATGGCGCGAAGTTCGGGGCCGCTAGCCGCCGGCCATGGCTCCGACGATCAGCAAGGGCTCGGCTCCGGTGCTGACCGCGTCCGGCAGCGGGGTGTCGGGAGACTCGTGGGACAGGTCTTCCTCGCAGGCGAAGACCCGGATGAAGGGCCGACGCTTCTTGGTGACGGAGTCCCGGATCGTGCCGCGCAGCTTCGGGTACCGGGCCTCCAGCTCGTCCAAGACGGTCCGCTGGGTCGGCCGGCCTTGGACCCGGATCTCCAGCTCGCCGTCGATGCGGGCCACGGTCCGCAGGTGGGCCGGCAGGCGAACCCGGACGGCCGTCGTGTCCGGTGCGGTCATGGCAGGGTCTGGACTTCGACCGACAGCACGGCCGGGAGGTCCCGCACGATCGGTGCCCAGCTGTCCCCATCGTCGGCCGACGCGTAGACCTGGCCGCCGGTCGTGCCGAAATACACCCCGCACCGGTCCAGCGAGTCGACGGCCATCGCGTCGCGCAGCACGTTCACGTAGCAGTTGCTCTGCGGCAGGCCCTGGGTGAGCGGCTCCCACTCGTTGCCGCCCGTGCGGCTGCGGTAGACCCGGAGCCTGCCATCCGGCGGGAAGTGCTGCGAGTCGCTCTTGATGGGGACGACGTATACCGTGTCGGGCTCGTGCGGATGGACCGCGATCGGAAACCCGAAGTCGCTGGGCAGGTCGCCGCTGATCTCGTGCCATGACTCGCCGGCGTCGTCGCTGCGCATGACGTCCCAGTGCTTCTGCATGAACAGGACCTCCGGACGGGACGGGTGTATCGCGATCCGGTGCACGCAGTGGCCGACCTCCGCGTCGGGGTCCGGGATGCCGTCGGAACGCAGGCCGCGGTTGATCGGCCGCCAGGTCACGCCGCCGTCGTCGGTTCGGAACGCGCCGGCCGCGGAGATCGCGACAAAGATCCGCTGCGGGTCGACTGGGTCCAGCACGATCGTGTGCAGGCACATCCCGCCGGCGCCGGGCTGCCACGCCGGTCCCGAGCCGTGGCCGCGCAGCCCGGGCAGTTCCTGCCACTCGTGCCCGCCGTCCACCGAGCGGAACAAGGCCGCGTCCTCGACGCCGGCGTAGACCGTATCCGGATCGGTCCGCGACGGTTCAAGATGCCAGACGCGCGCGAATTCCCACGGATGTGGCGTCCCGTCGTACCACTGGTGCGTGCCGGGGACGCCGTCGTACTCGAACCGGCTACCCACCTGCTCCCACGTCGTGCCGCCGTCGTCCGAGCGCTGGATGAGCTGGCCGAACCAGCCCGACGACTGCGATGCGTAGAGCCGGCCCGGGTCGGCCGGGGAGCCGGCGACGTGGTAGATCTCCCAGCCCGGGAAGAGAGGCCCGCTGACGTCCCAACGCTCCCGTTCGGCGTCCGCCGTTAATACGAACGCGCCCTTGCGTGTGCCCACCAGCACCCGTACGCCGCTCATCTCGACTCCCTTCGCAGGTTCGGGACCATAGCGCTGGCGACCGACATCGCGCCCATCCCGCCCGGTCGGGCTGACCGGCCCCGCCGCCGGCGCGGCCGCGTCCCGACGGCCGTCCAAATCGGCTGGGTCCGGCCGTCGAGGCGCAGGGTGACGCGGCGGCCGGCGTGTTGAATCCGGTGGGGTGGGTCGTCCGGCAGCACTCGGCGCCCGGTGGTGGGCCGACCGGGCGAGAGCCGGTTTGGGCGCGGAGCCGGGCGAGGTCGGCGGTGTTCACCGCGACGGCACCGACTTCGTCCAGCCACCATCACCGTGCCCGTTGCCGAGGGTGGATTCCTTCCCGGCCGCAGGACCTAACACGTTTGCGAAGCGTTCGCAACGGCCGCCGTCCATGCACGCTTATGGCCGATATGAGGGCCTACCCGCGACCGGCTCTGGGGCAGGTGGAGCGTCCAGCGGTCACGACTCAATCCAGACGGTCTTGCCGCGGGCGTGGCGTTCCACACCCCACTGCAGGCCGCTGCCGTCCACAATCGCCAGGCCGCGGCCGGACGTCGCGTCGGCGGGAGCCAGGCAGGGCTGCGGCATGCGGGTGTTGCCGTCGCTGACCTCGACACGATCCGGTGCGGGTCAATGAGCACGCGGACAGTGAATTCGGTTCGAGCGTGCAACACCGCGTTGGCCGCCAGCTCGTTCGCGGCCATGATCCGTATGTACACGACGTCGCCGCCGGCCGGCCCGGCCTCGATTTCCCGGAGCGCTCGCCGTATGAAACGGCGGGTAGCAGAGACCGTTTGCGGATCCGGGCGGAAGCGCTCGGCAACGACGTCGTCCGTATGCACGCAGTGTGGCTACCCATTCCCATTCGTTGCACACGACGGCGCCGTCGTGTGCTCGCGCCGAGCACAGCCGTCCCGGTCGGTCAGGACCCGAATGCGTGCACAAGCGCCCCTGCTGCGGCTCGGCAGGTGTCGCGGGACCGCCGGGCGGGGCGCCGACGTCGGACACTCCGACTGAGGACCGTCCATGCCTGTTCCGGCCGAGGCAAGGATCCAGTCACCAAGGTTGTCCCGGCCCGGACTCACCCGCATCAAGAGCGGAGTTTCTCGTACTGTTCCGGGGGGAGCGATGCCCGGCAGGGGATCAGTGATGCGGAGCGTGCTGTCGACGCGCTGCTGGCGGACGCGCATCTGGCCGCGCCGTACCAGCTCCCGGGGTTGGTCGCGCGGCACGCGGCGACGCTGGGCGCGGACGACGCGACGGTGTATCTCGTCGATCTGCAGCAGCGGGTTCTGGTTCCGTTCCTCGATCCGCGCGGCCCCGGTGTCGGACGGCAGGTGGAGACGCTCAGCGTCGACGCCACACTTCCAGGACGGGCTTTCCAGCACGTCGAGGTGTTGACGCAGGGCGCCCCCGACGGCCGTCTGCGGGTGTGGCTTCCGCTGCTGGACGGCATCGAGCGGCTCGGCGTGCTCGGCGTGACGGTGAACGCCGCGGTGGAACCGAAGATCGCCACCGGCCTGATCGGCGTCCGGCTGCGCCGCTTCGCGGCACTGGTCACCGAACTGATCATGACCAAGATGGTGTACGGGGACACCATGGTGCGGCTGCGCCGGCAGTCGGAAATGGGCCTGGCCGCGGAGATGCAATGGTCACTGCTGCCACCGCTGACCTTCGCCTGCGACGAGGTCACCATCGCCGCCGCTCTGGAGCCGGCCTATCAGGTCGCGGGGGACACCGTCGACTACGCCGTGGACCCGGGCTGGACGCGGGTCGCCGTCTTCGATGGCATGGGGCATGGCTTGCGCAGCGCCCAGCTCGCGGCGTTGGCCGTCGCGGCGTACCGCAACGGTCGGCGCGCCGACAGGTCATTGACCGACACCGCCACGCTCATCCACGACGCGCTGATCGAGGCGTTCGGCGGCACCGCCTTCGCCACCGCCGTGCTGGCGGAACTCGACACCGACACCGGCATGCTGAGCTGGATCAACGCCGGGCATCCCGAACCGCTGCTGCTGCGGAACGGCAGGCTGGTCAGATCTCTGCACAGCCGCCCCACGCTGCCACTTGGCCTGGCCGTCACGGGGCGACCTGACACCACCATCACCGTTGGCCGGGAGCAGCTCCAACCCGATGACCGGGTTCTGTTCTACACCGACGGAGTGACCGAAGCCCGCTCCCCGACCGGTGTCTTCTTCGGCGAGCAGGCATTGGTGGACCTGCTCCGGCGAAACTTCGCCGCCGGCCTTCCCGCCCCGGAAACCATGCGGCGCGTCGTCCACGCCTTGCTCGACCACCAGGAGGGCCAGCTCACCGACGACGCCACGCTCCTGCTTCTGGAGTGGAGAAACACCAACACCGACGCGCTCCTGCCGTAGAGGCGGCATGACGCGCCCGGAAAGGCCGGATCTCGCCGGGCTCATGATGGCGATGACCTACAAGTGCGGTGGCAGCTGGTATCGGGACGATCCCGAGCGGCCGCGATCGCCCACGGGGTCACCTTCGAATCCCAGGGAAGGCCGTAGCGCAGCGACCAGCGGACCGCGACCGTGATCACCTCCGGCGAGCTGGCGGGTGCCTCCTGCAACGCGGGCCCCTCGGCGCCAGAAGCGGGCTGGGGCGCTCCTGGCCGGCGCGCTCGGTTGGCGTCGGCTTCTGAGCCGGCTGGGGCGCTGTGGTCACGCGCTTCGCGACTTCTTGCTGATCGCGGTGAACCGTTCCGCGCGCGGGATGTCGATCAAGGCGGCCTGCAGGAAGTCGAGCAGGGCGCGTGTCGCATCCGGTGATGTACCGCGAGCGTCCAGCATGTCGACCAGCCAGTTGACGTGCTCCTGGAACAGTCGTGGGTCGTCCACGAAGAGGCTCGCCGCGAGGACGTCCACCAGTTGAGCGCTGACCTGTCGGATCGACGGGCGTGGCCGGGTGGCGGCCGCGGCCGGTGCCATCGATCCCTCTGACGGAACCGCGAGCCGGTCGACCAGCGAGCTGCGCCGGCTGATGAGATCCAGATAGTCCGCCGGGATGCCCGCGCGCTGTGCGGGAGAGGGAGCGACGCCCTCGTCGATCCACCTGCAGAGCAACGCATGCGCCGTCGCGGTGTCCCGCGCCCACGCGTTCGCCCCGACGGCGCGGGCCCGGCGTTCGTCCGTGCCGCATGCGGCCCCTCCGACGAGCGTCGGGACGCCGGCGTCGACGGCCACCTCGAGGGAGCGGGCGAGCTGGGGAAGCGCGGCCGCCGTCGTGCAGCTGAGCAGCAGAGCCGCCGGCCGTACGCGGTGCAGGAACCGCCCGAGGTGGTCGTCCGGGAGGTCGGTGCCCAGGAAGATGGCGTCCCAGCCACGGGCCCGCAAGCCCTCGGCGACCATCCGGGCGGCCATGCCATGCCACTCGCCGGACGGAGTGGTCACGCAGATGGGCGCTGGGCGCGGGACCGGGGCGGGCTGGCGCAGCGCGAGGACGCTGAGCACGATCTCGGTGATGGCGGTCGCCGCGTGCTCATCGGCGATCGTCCAGTCGGCGCGCTGGGCGCGGAGGCCGATCTCCACCTGGGCCGGCGCGAGCATCTGCTCGATGACGTCCGCCACCGGGACCGGGGCGTCCGCCGCCCGCGTGGCCACATCGATGGCAGCACCGCGATCCTGCCTCGACAAAGCCCGCAGGTAGTCTCCGGTCGCAGCGAGACACTGCATGTCAACCGACTCCCGTCAGCCCGTGAGACGACACGATCCCACGTCTACCGCCGCCGTCATATCCCGTCGGGGAGCCGGGGCGCCACGGCTCGATAAGCCGACACGCAGCCCCCGACTGAGCTCAGGGGTCCTTCTCCAGGCGCGCGCTGACGTCCAGCTCGTCCGTTGACTCGACCCGGTGCAGCGCTCGTGGTCGAAACCGCCGGGACGCCGAGGAAGGCCCGCCACCGATGCCCGGTCGGCTCGCAGGCCACCGTGACGCCGGCGAAGCCATGGGCGGCGGCCCGGTCCAGCGCGGCGCGGCGCCGAGATCCCAGGCCCGGCACCGGGACGCCTTCCGGGCCAGCCCCGTAAGCCCGGATGCACCGAACCGAATTGCTGCCGAGTCTTGTTGATCTGGGGTCGGGGTGAGCGTGGTGCGGCCGTGTGTGAGCTGCCGGTCTGCCCGGTCTTTTGGACGTCGGCAAGGTCGTGAACGGCCTCGGTCAATGGCAAGTGCTCACCAAGCTGGAGTCCATGACGGTAGCCGCCGGTTCTCGGGCAGCGCCTGCGATCCTCGGCTGTCGTGCGGTGTACCAGCGTGAGGGCGGGAGTCTGGAAACGGCAGTCCAGCTTCTCGACCGTGCGATCGGGTCAGCGCAGGTAAGCCCGGGAGCCACCCGGTGGCTCTCGTTGGAGCGAGCGCAGATACTCGTGAGGCTCGACCGGAACGACGAAGCACGCACCGCGCTGGACGATCTGGCCCGGTCCGGGTTCCCCGCCGAGCGGCTCGGATACTGGTTCGCCGTTCTCGACGAGCGAGCCGGCCGGTTCCCCGCCGTGCTCGAGTGGACCAGCGGCGACCAGGCCGACCCGGCCGTAAGCCGGGGCGCACACTCGATGGCGGCTTTCGTCCTGCTTGCCAACGGCAGATTTCCCGGAGCCCAGCGCGAATTCTGGATCACCACCACGGTCGCTGAAGCGGCAACCTCCCCGGTGATGGAGGCACTCCTGCGTGAGTACGTTTCCTGGAGCGTGTCCTGGACGGAGCCGGAGCGTGGCGCCGCGCTGGCCGCGGCGGCCCTGGAGGCGAATGAGCGGATGGGCAGCACCATCGGCATCGCGCGATCTCTGGCCCGCGCTGGCGGAGGTCGGATCCGTTCCGCTGCCCGGCGTTCTTCGGCGGACGGCCGAGAGCATCGAACTCATGCGGAGAGCGGGTTATCGATCGGACTGCGTGCATCCACTCATGGTGGAGGCCCTGGCCTTCGCCGTCGCAGGCGACATCACGGGTCTGATCGAGGCTCGGCGGCAGCTCTGTGACCTCACCACGTCGTTACGCACGCACGGCCATCTGGAGCAGATTTCCCTGTGGTGGTTGGAGGAAGTCTCCCGAGCTGCAGGATCCGATGTCACGGTGGGTGAGGTGCCGTGCGCGTGGCAGCACGAGCCCGTGCAGTGGCTCGACGGAGCGGCCGAGGCCAGGCACCAGTGGGTGGAGGTGCTGACCACGCGACCGAGGACTGCCGCCCGCTGACACCGGCCGCCGCCGAGGACATTCTCCCGCTGGTCGAGGACCTCGATCGTTGCTGACAGCCTGTGCGGGTCTACTCCGATGAGACGCGGCCCACGCCGCCCTCCTCGCCTGCCGATTACTGTGGACCGGCGAGGAGGGCAACGCTCCTTCGAGCAGAACAGGCCCTTCTCGGCCACCCACGCCGCGGTGCCCGGCCAGGATGCCCTATAGGCGAGCCTGCACCGAAGGCGATACGGCTGACAATCGCTTCGGGCGGTGC of the Mycobacteriales bacterium genome contains:
- a CDS encoding exo-alpha-sialidase, producing the protein MSGVRVLVGTRKGAFVLTADAERERWDVSGPLFPGWEIYHVAGSPADPGRLYASQSSGWFGQLIQRSDDGGTTWEQVGSRFEYDGVPGTHQWYDGTPHPWEFARVWHLEPSRTDPDTVYAGVEDAALFRSVDGGHEWQELPGLRGHGSGPAWQPGAGGMCLHTIVLDPVDPQRIFVAISAAGAFRTDDGGVTWRPINRGLRSDGIPDPDAEVGHCVHRIAIHPSRPEVLFMQKHWDVMRSDDAGESWHEISGDLPSDFGFPIAVHPHEPDTVYVVPIKSDSQHFPPDGRLRVYRSRTGGNEWEPLTQGLPQSNCYVNVLRDAMAVDSLDRCGVYFGTTGGQVYASADDGDSWAPIVRDLPAVLSVEVQTLP
- a CDS encoding PP2C family protein-serine/threonine phosphatase; translated protein: MVARHAATLGADDATVYLVDLQQRVLVPFLDPRGPGVGRQVETLSVDATLPGRAFQHVEVLTQGAPDGRLRVWLPLLDGIERLGVLGVTVNAAVEPKIATGLIGVRLRRFAALVTELIMTKMVYGDTMVRLRRQSEMGLAAEMQWSLLPPLTFACDEVTIAAALEPAYQVAGDTVDYAVDPGWTRVAVFDGMGHGLRSAQLAALAVAAYRNGRRADRSLTDTATLIHDALIEAFGGTAFATAVLAELDTDTGMLSWINAGHPEPLLLRNGRLVRSLHSRPTLPLGLAVTGRPDTTITVGREQLQPDDRVLFYTDGVTEARSPTGVFFGEQALVDLLRRNFAAGLPAPETMRRVVHALLDHQEGQLTDDATLLLLEWRNTNTDALLP
- a CDS encoding cobalamin-dependent protein (Presence of a B(12) (cobalamin)-binding domain implies dependence on cobalamin itself, in one of its several forms, or in some unusual lineages, dependence on a cobalamin-like analog.) produces the protein MQCLAATGDYLRALSRQDRGAAIDVATRAADAPVPVADVIEQMLAPAQVEIGLRAQRADWTIADEHAATAITEIVLSVLALRQPAPVPRPAPICVTTPSGEWHGMAARMVAEGLRARGWDAIFLGTDLPDDHLGRFLHRVRPAALLLSCTTAAALPQLARSLEVAVDAGVPTLVGGAACGTDERRARAVGANAWARDTATAHALLCRWIDEGVAPSPAQRAGIPADYLDLISRRSSLVDRLAVPSEGSMAPAAAATRPRPSIRQVSAQLVDVLAASLFVDDPRLFQEHVNWLVDMLDARGTSPDATRALLDFLQAALIDIPRAERFTAISKKSRSA